The Desulfobotulus mexicanus genome includes a window with the following:
- a CDS encoding sensor histidine kinase: MKQFFLFPGPASLRTTLLIYMLTPLIITLAVFGALALKSIENRVEEQMKKDLELVARAIQLPIGSALEQNSMPSMQQALESALAIGRIYSAYIYDQQGSEILRLGIADPEPETERLTELAADGENLGEYGRIAGRHVYSYFVPLTDQGGRIIGLLHLTRRGSEFSEHIQSIRFRGLVILGALLVILSALVLIGHHRALGKHLRRLTESMALVAEGKRSHRFQETGPREIVSLGISFNHMLNSIEETEESLRSQQQKQEALERKLRHSEKLAALGRLAAGTAHELGSPLSIISGKAQRTLRENNLRENQKTNLEDIRRQVRRMDLIIRQLLNFSRRNPLRCSPAEPARLAATVTAAVSEETGINPADIRMEGPEKKMPLLMDTMRVQQALINLLRNAIQCAPSGKINFSWQYKNRGILFSVCDQGPGIAPEIRSEIFEPFFTTKPTGEGTGLGLSVVLTVAEEHGGFVEATDKPEGGTCFHLFIPEQTEKKETSETWQKKTRHGY, encoded by the coding sequence ATGAAACAGTTTTTTTTATTCCCTGGTCCCGCAAGCCTACGCACAACCCTATTGATTTATATGCTCACCCCCCTCATCATTACCCTTGCCGTGTTCGGAGCCCTGGCCCTCAAATCCATAGAAAACCGGGTAGAAGAACAGATGAAAAAAGATCTGGAACTTGTAGCCCGTGCAATTCAGCTGCCCATAGGTTCTGCCCTTGAACAAAACAGCATGCCAAGCATGCAGCAGGCTCTGGAATCCGCTCTGGCCATCGGAAGAATTTACAGTGCCTACATCTATGACCAGCAGGGAAGCGAGATTCTCCGACTGGGCATTGCTGATCCGGAACCCGAAACCGAGCGCCTTACCGAATTAGCCGCAGACGGTGAAAATCTTGGCGAATACGGACGTATTGCAGGCCGCCATGTCTATTCCTATTTTGTTCCTCTCACAGACCAGGGGGGACGTATTATCGGCCTTCTCCATCTTACCCGCAGAGGTAGTGAATTCAGCGAGCATATTCAGTCAATCCGCTTCAGAGGCTTGGTGATCCTCGGCGCACTACTGGTCATCCTGTCTGCCCTTGTACTCATCGGACATCACCGCGCCCTGGGAAAACATCTCAGAAGACTGACAGAAAGCATGGCGCTTGTTGCCGAAGGAAAACGAAGTCACCGCTTCCAGGAAACCGGGCCCAGGGAAATTGTCTCCCTTGGCATCAGCTTCAACCACATGCTTAACAGCATTGAAGAGACAGAAGAAAGCCTCCGCTCCCAGCAGCAGAAACAGGAAGCACTGGAAAGAAAACTCCGTCATTCAGAAAAACTGGCGGCTCTGGGCAGGCTGGCTGCGGGTACTGCCCATGAGCTGGGTTCACCCTTAAGCATCATCAGCGGCAAGGCACAACGCACCCTGCGCGAAAACAATCTCAGGGAAAATCAGAAAACAAACCTTGAAGACATCCGCAGACAGGTCAGACGAATGGACCTCATCATACGACAGCTTCTGAATTTCAGCAGAAGGAATCCCCTGCGCTGTTCTCCTGCGGAACCGGCCCGACTGGCAGCCACCGTTACAGCCGCCGTATCCGAAGAAACAGGTATCAACCCGGCGGACATACGAATGGAGGGTCCTGAGAAAAAAATGCCCCTCCTCATGGACACCATGCGGGTTCAACAGGCACTGATCAATCTTCTGCGTAACGCCATCCAGTGTGCACCTTCGGGAAAAATCAATTTTTCATGGCAATATAAGAACAGGGGGATTCTCTTTTCCGTCTGTGACCAGGGACCCGGCATTGCCCCTGAAATCCGTTCTGAAATATTTGAACCTTTTTTTACCACCAAACCGACGGGCGAAGGTACCGGGCTTGGTCTTTCCGTTGTACTTACCGTAGCGGAAGAGCATGGCGGTTTTGTGGAAGCCACAGATAAGCCCGAAGGCGGTACATGCTTTCATCTTTTTATTCCGGAACAGACAGAAAAAAAGGAAACATCAGAGACATGGCAGAAAAAAACGAGGCACGGATACTGA
- a CDS encoding DUF4168 domain-containing protein, producing the protein MYQRFYGVLALCVCVFAFMAVSATAQDAYQEPAMSGKTMEVSDADLQKAAEAYVEIVQINQAFQESVQDVDTPEERQSLQVNANEKMLGAVEDAGLNAQSYNMIVQQVGADENLRQEFTAKLRALQ; encoded by the coding sequence ATGTACCAAAGATTTTACGGGGTTCTGGCTTTATGTGTTTGTGTGTTTGCTTTTATGGCAGTCTCTGCCACGGCGCAGGACGCCTATCAGGAACCGGCAATGTCCGGGAAGACCATGGAAGTAAGTGATGCGGACCTGCAGAAGGCTGCGGAAGCGTATGTGGAAATTGTACAGATCAATCAGGCTTTTCAGGAGTCTGTTCAGGATGTGGATACGCCCGAAGAAAGACAGAGCCTTCAGGTTAATGCCAATGAAAAAATGCTGGGTGCTGTTGAAGATGCAGGGCTCAATGCCCAGAGCTACAACATGATAGTTCAGCAGGTGGGAGCAGATGAGAATCTGAGACAGGAGTTCACTGCAAAGCTGAGGGCGCTTCAGTAA